A segment of the Arachis hypogaea cultivar Tifrunner chromosome 5, arahy.Tifrunner.gnm2.J5K5, whole genome shotgun sequence genome:
TAGTTGATGGCAGAGGCAAGAGTGGGAATTCTTCCACAGATCTTGAGGAGCAGAAGGAATTAGTTGCGGTGCACGTTGACTCTGACGCCAAGGTTTCGGGATCTATGAACGATGAGAAGCGCAGTTCTGGATTTCCGGGAGCTTATGGATTGGTatgtttcaatttcaattaaaCTGATAATTTTTCTGATTTAGAGTTTGATATAAAGGGATTTGGTTTTTTATGGCAATTGGATCTGGTAACTTGGCTTTCTTAGTTTGTTACTTTGTTGGCTAGAACCTGAATGAAAGAAATAGTAGTTGGAATAAGGAACCTGATCTATGTTCTTACCAACTCATTTGAATTTAGGCGTTGGATTCGTTTGATTCTTTTTTGCAGTGTACATGGTACTGTGCACGTTTTCTGATTAAACTCATTGCATTGATGTAACCATGATCATTTTGATTGTATAATTAAGGCAATGGTTCTTATCTTTAACATAAACTAGGCAATACTGTTCATTTCAGGGATAGAATTCTagtttatttgataaaaattattcTATTGGAGGTTGTCCTGACTTATCCCTTGCTCTCTTCATCCAGATTTCTAAAGCATGAGAGATTCCTGTTGCAACTCTCAAACTGTCGATCCCCGAGCCAGCGCCGTCGCAATGGAGCAGACATCCGTAGTGTGATTTCCTCTGTGCAGAGGGTTGCCATGGTGATTTCTCCATCTGGTATAAACCTGGCAGTTGGCTCAAAACTCTCTCCTGGTTTTCCAGAGGCTCTTACACTTGCCAACTGGATCTGCTGCAGTTATAGGCAAGTCTGCATCTGTTGTATTGTGTTCAAGCTTTATTGTTGAATATTCATTCTTGAAAAGTATCTAATGATGCCCTTCacgtttttgttcttttttcttctaaTAACAGTTATTATTTGGGGGCAGAGTTGCTGAGATCTGATTCTCTCATTAGTGAGTCAGTGCTTAAACATTTGTAGCATCATCAGGATGCCATTTTGTGCTGTTCTTTGAAGGTATGGCAGATGTTTTGTTCATAGTAGAGTTCATCATTTCCATGAAAGCCTTTAATTTAAGATATATATGATTCTTTGTCTGGATCGTAGTCGGTGCCGGTGTTCATCTTTGCAAACCAGGCTGGCCTTGACATGTTGGAAACAACTTTGGTGGCTTTAAAAGACATCACATGGGTATTTAGAGGAAGGTAATTCCTCTAAACAACTGTGAAAGTAATGATAGTAGGCTGGTAAAGAAGTTGTCTAAGCAAGAAACGTTATTGCAGGGTTGGAATCAGGCTTCCAACAGTGGAAGTGAGGTTTCAGAATTTGACAATTGAGGCTGATTGCTATGTTGGAAGCAGAGCCCTCCCAACACTACCAAATGTTGCATTGAACATTCTGGAAGCTGGCCTCGGTATCTTTGGGGTTAGTACTACAAAAAGAAGAAGGCTCACTATTCTTAAAAATGTCAATGGCATTGTTAAACCTTCCAGGTATTAATTTAACTAGTATGCTAAGCTTCTCAAGttttgtttcttatatatatacttAACCATTATGATGTGTTTGTGCAGGATGGCCCTTTTGCTTGGCCCACCTTCTTCAGGGAAAACCACTCTTTTACTTGCATTGGCTGCAAAATTGGACCCTGAGTTGAAGGTATATTTTTCACTCCTATCAATATCATGCCATGACTCATGATGCTACTATATATTATGCTGATCATCAATTAACTATTTGGCTTGATGTGAATGAAATAGGTGGAAGGAGAAGTTACTTACAATGGATACAAGACTAAAGAGTTTGTACCAAGAAAGACTTCAGCATACATCAGCCAAAATGATGTACATTTGGGTGAAATGACTGTCAAAGAAACTTTCGATTTCTCGGCTAGATGCCAGGGGGTTGGAACTCGATATGGTAACTCGAATCAACTTGGTTTAATGTTTGTATAGATCAGGATCAATGTGCTCATACTTTTGGCTTTCTTTCTCTAACAATGTTATTACAGACTTATTAGCCGAGCTTGCTAGAAGGGAAAAGGATGCTGGCATATTTCCAGAGGCAGAACTTGATCTTTTCATGAAGGTACTATAATTTATATATCAATCATGTTATGTACTCAACACATATATTAACTATTCTTGCTTGTTTTTGTAGGCTACAGCAATGGAAGGAATGAAAAGTAATCTAATTACTGACTACACTCTCAAAGTAAGTGATTTTTTTGTTAAAGAAAGATGGTTAAATTTCACTTTGATAATTGTGGTGCTTAACAACTTGATCATGTTATTATATATAGATACTGGGGCTTGATATTTGCAAAGATACCGTTGTTGGTGACGATATGCGCAGAGGTATATCTGGTGGACAAAGGAAGCGTGTAACAACAGGTATATCTTTCCCTGCAATAACGTTTCTTGCTTAGACAACTGCTTAGACATCATCATCAATCTTTCCCTTCCCTTCCCCTGTTCCAATTCCCTGCTTCCCAGGTTCCCCTTTCATCTCATTTAATCTGGTTTAGCTCATTCTGTTTAGCTTGTTTAGTTCAACTAATTTAGTTTAGTTGAATTAGGTGGTTAGAGAATCTGGACTAGTTAGTGGATGtaggttttgttttgtttactgCTGCTGTTCGGAATGAATTTGTCTTTCCTCTGAATGTTGCCCTGGATGAACTTGTTTATTGTGCTGTTTTGGTGTTGAATTCTGGACTTGTGAGTTGTGATTGctgtttattgtattttttttcattgtCCAAAATAGATGCTGTGAAAGTGTTACTGtttcattaatttttcttggtttgTTGTTGCTGAGTGCTGCTCTGCTTGTTGCTTTGTCCATATTATATGAACTGCAATGATTTCAGTTTGTGGAACTGGTTAAGTCATGAATTCTGTTTGCTGCTTGCTTGAACCTGGGAAACATGCTATTTACTGCTGCTGTTTAATAAACAATTGCTTCTGTTGATGATTCTATTCTTATTTTGAGTTGTGTCTTGAACGTTCTGAtgttaacaataacaataacaataacaataatcaaaaggaggaggaggaggagtaggAGCAGGAGGagcaggaggaggaggaggaggacaggATCTTGTATCTGCGTATTTGTTGAAGCAGCGTCTTTGTTTGATTTAGGAGTTATTTATAACATAGTCTCGATTTTGTGTTCCTATTAATATCTTAGTTATTTATAACTATCTTTGATGTGCATCATATTCATTACTTCacatacaaaaagaaaatataattgATATTCATTATTCATTATGATACAAAGAAATCGAGCTAGCTAGttctaaatttctaatagaaAGAGATGAAACTGCTACAGTTTTGCGATGGGGTTGCAACTCTTATGGAGCACATAGGTTCATAATACACTTAATCTGAGGACATTGCACCATCAATATCTCAACCAATCATGTTCATTTCTGAAGTTTGAAgattatattaaaaagataatgaCACTTGATCATTATGAGTTAGAGATACAGCATTATAAATCATTTGGTTGCAAGAAACTCCTCATTCAAACATCATAGGACAAAGCTAAATACTTAAGGAGTAAATATTTGCACTAGTTTTTTTCctagaatataaataaaaaattccattaACCAGTCAATGCAAAAACAGTTAGAACCGATTACAGTCTAAAATTATTGCTTGTGTTAATGTGTAACTATTGATTAACATATCTACAAGTGTTTTAAAGTGGTGTTCTAGTTTTTTCTGGTTGATGAAGGAGTCATTGTTTTATTTGTTGCCACTCACCGATTGTGTACTTTTTTATTATgccttttgttttttatgaagAAGATTTGGATCTGGTTCTGCAGGCTGCAGAGGCTTGGATTGATGTTGAAAGAGTTCATACAATTGCATTAGGAGCCAAGAAGAACTAGTGTCATGAtgatctatcttttttttttccggttttaaATCATGTTGTAATTTTGCTTCATTTTCATCTTCAATTGTAATTttgtaggtttggtaataaaaaaggattgaaaatttataGTGTAGTAATGAAGATCAAGTaaggaaaagaatttttttttaatttaacaaggctttcgccacgcttttaaagcgtggctgtacacctctctatcgccacgcttcaaaagcgtggccgtatctcaccctatcgccacgcttcaaaagcgtggccgtatctcttcCTAtcaccacgcttttaaagcgtggccatatctctcgcatacggccacgcttttaaagcgtggacATATCTCTCgcatacggccacgctttaatgGGTGGCCAGTtgtaaaaagcgtggcaaaagaaaaagcgtggcaataggttgcaaaaagcatggcgatagagcaaccgccaccctttgataggtcaccctttcaaaagcgtggcgatagctcaAAAAGCATGGCGAAaagctattgccacgcttttttgAGCTTTtcgccatgctttaaaagcgtggcaaaagacgTATTTTCTTGTAGTGGGTGTTGGCATAAAATTCCCTTACCAAGCCTTCCACCACTTTCTTTGGTGGATTGCAGAATAGTGCCCAACCCTTGTTGTTTATCTCGATGTTAATTTCAGGGTGCTCATTCCTTCCCAGTTGAAAACCAACCTCTGGGatgatctccctctcactcacccaaccatagaattggttttggttgaatgtcAAGAGAAATTTGTATTCATTGAAGGTTGAGCTTGAGGAACCGAAAGTTGGCTCTtcggtctttcttttctttgaggctgaggattttggtggtgccattggtTAGAGAGAGAGTGTTTGAAGGTTGTGAGATAGTTATAGAGTGTTGCAAAAAAATGCAAGCAAAACAAaagttttgctccaacaccaaacttaggactttattgtcccaatcaagtaaaaagatagagagaaaggggatgaaaagagaaaagagaagagagaaagaaaggtctGTGTGAGTTTCTATTGTGTATGGAATATGGTTTGAAGTGGGAGGGAAATGGGAAAGTGAGGGGATTTATAGGGGTGAAGGGTGTGGTTCAAATGGTGGGAAGTGGAAAtgggtttaatgttttcccacttggggagtggcacctagcgtgggaagaggcgccaatcgTTATCTCACTTTGCTTCCTGTATGTgatgagttccaaagtgcaagtacactttgacctcTTTTTCTATCAATCAAGTGGGCCCCATTCAATCTCCTGAAAATGAAACCGAGaccccattagtaatgacaaaataaTCCTCCACATTCCTTTTTAATGTTAGTGAATGGatttgcaactgatgggtgtcccttgggacaccaaacttaattcattTGCATCTCAATAAATTGGGTTCATCATTGGGTTTTTAATGTGTTCATGGGGAAGAAGTAATTCCAATTCTTTCACATCCTTTTGCTTCTACTCTCCCCTGAACACATTAAAATTCACATTCAAGCCTCCACCAATATATTAAATGCTTTCAAAT
Coding sequences within it:
- the LOC112803629 gene encoding ABC transporter G family member 35-like, whose protein sequence is MIVGWVGIRLPTVEVRFQNLTIEADCYVGSRALPTLPNVALNILEAGLGIFGVSTTKRRRLTILKNVNGIVKPSRMALLLGPPSSGKTTLLLALAAKLDPELKVEGEVTYNGYKTKEFVPRKTSAYISQNDVHLGEMTVKETFDFSARCQGVGTRYDLLAELARREKDAGIFPEAELDLFMKATAMEGMKSNLITDYTLKILGLDICKDTVVGDDMRRGISGGQRKRVTTGISFPAITFLA